In Trueperaceae bacterium, the sequence GCTACGCAAGGTGGGACTCGCTTCCGCGCGTGAGGCGCAACTGAACGAGGGTGATGATCAGCAGCACGACGCCCAACGTCACCGACGCCGAGGCGGCGAGGCCGAAGCGTTGGATCTGGCTGGCGAAGCCGACCTCGTAGATGTACTGCACCATCAACAACGTCGCGCTGCCCGGCCCGCCGCCGGTGAGGACGTACACGAGGTCGAACATCTGCACCGCCCGGATCATGGCGAGCACCAGCACGACGACGACGTTCGGCATCAACAGCGGGAGGGTGATGTGCCAGAAGCTCTGCAGCGGCCCGGTGCCGTCGATCGCGCCGGCGTCGTAGAGCTCCTTCGGGATCGACTGCAGGCCCGCCAGCAGGATGAGGGTGTGGAAGCCCATGTTGGCCCAGATGGTGACGACGATGACCCAGAACATCGACCAGTCGGCGTTCAGCAGGAACAACGTCCGGTCGAACCCGAGGCTGACGAGGATGCCGTTGAGGACCCCGTCGCGCTGCAGGATCCACTTCCAGATCAACCCCACCACGACGGGGGACAACAGCACGGGATAGAAGTACACGCTTCGGAAGAAACCGCGCGCCACGATGCGGGCGTTGAGGACGAGCGCGGTGATGAGCGCGAAGA encodes:
- a CDS encoding sugar ABC transporter permease, with translation MTVLGWLIEPIQRLIGVRRMPWIFLLPNLAIFGVFILFPMVMNFYYAFTGGTALYPLERPFVGTENFERIYACGNYLDPATCNEDLFWRAVWNSFTFVAFHVAGLVFFALITALVLNARIVARGFFRSVYFYPVLLSPVVVGLIWKWILQRDGVLNGILVSLGFDRTLFLLNADWSMFWVIVVTIWANMGFHTLILLAGLQSIPKELYDAGAIDGTGPLQSFWHITLPLLMPNVVVVLVLAMIRAVQMFDLVYVLTGGGPGSATLLMVQYIYEVGFASQIQRFGLAASASVTLGVVLLIITLVQLRLTRGSESHLA